The following DNA comes from bacterium.
TCGGGACCGTTCTGGAATATGGCCGAACACAGCATGGCCACGTCGGCACCGGCCATCGTCACCTTGATGACGTCCTCGGCGGTGTGAATGCCGGTCGTCGCGGCCAGATTGCACTTGACGCGCCCATGGAGAATGGCGATCCATCGGAGCGGGAGACGAATCTCCGCGGAACTGGACAGCTCGACGTTGGGAGCCACCTCAAGATTCTCCAGATCGAGATCGGGCTGATAAAAGCGATTGAACAGCACGAGGGCGTTGGCTCCGGCTTCGTCAAGGCGGCGGGCGACGTTGGCGAGACTGCTGAAATACGGGCTGAGCTTGACCGCCACCGGAATCTTAACCTGTGAGCGAACGGTCTTGAGGATTTCGACGTAGTTGCGCTCGACGATCTCTCCGGTCATGAACGGATCGGTGGGCAGAAAATAGACGTTGAGCTCGAGAGCGTCGGCGCCCGCTTTCTGAATCTCGCGCGCGTACTCGATCCAGCCGCCGGGCGTGACCCCGTTCAGGCTGGCGATAATCGGTATCTTCACCGCCTTTTTGGCGTCGCTTATGAGTTTGAGGTACTCTTCGGGACCGAGAACGAAGTGATCGGGCTGAGGGAAGTAGCTGAGAGCTTCGGCAAAACTCTCCGTGCCTTGCGTGGTCAGGAAGTCCAGCTCGTAGGCTTCGGCTTTGAGCTGTTCTTCGAAGAGTGAGTGCAGCACCACGGCCGCCAGTCCCGCGTCTTCCAGACGGCGGATGCCGTCCAGCGTGTAGCTCAGCGGGGAGGACGAGGCGACGAGGGGATGGGCCAGCTTGAGTCCGAGATAGGTGGTCGAGAGGTCCATCGCTTACTTCCCTTCCTGTTTTCCGTTCTTGCCATAGTCGAGCGCGGCGAGCTGCTCGTAGAGACGCCAGCGGGCAGTGGTATCTTCCTGCGCCAAAGCCATCAGGTGTTTGGCGGCGTCGGGCAACATCTTGGTCAGCATTTTGAAGCGCGTTTCGCTGTAGGCCCAGTCGGAAACTTTGATCTTGGGCGGCTTGCTGTCGAGTTGCAGCGGATTCAAGCCCTGCACCGCGCGGCGGGGATCGTAGCGGTAGAGCGGCCACGCTCCGCACTCGACGACCATTCTCTGATTGTCGAGACCGCGGCTCATGTCAATGCCGTGGGCGATGCAGTGCGAATAGGCGATGATGAGCGACGGACCGTCGTAGGATTCGGCCTCGAGGAACGC
Coding sequences within:
- a CDS encoding dihydroorotate dehydrogenase-like protein is translated as MDLSTTYLGLKLAHPLVASSSPLSYTLDGIRRLEDAGLAAVVLHSLFEEQLKAEAYELDFLTTQGTESFAEALSYFPQPDHFVLGPEEYLKLISDAKKAVKIPIIASLNGVTPGGWIEYAREIQKAGADALELNVYFLPTDPFMTGEIVERNYVEILKTVRSQVKIPVAVKLSPYFSSLANVARRLDEAGANALVLFNRFYQPDLDLENLEVAPNVELSSSAEIRLPLRWIAILHGRVKCNLAATTGIHTAEDVIKVTMAGADVAMLCSAIFQNGPESVKRIRKEVADWMEQREYRSLAQMKGSMSQKSVAEPAAYERANYMKTIQSFRPVI